A region from the Sphingopyxis lindanitolerans genome encodes:
- the sucD gene encoding succinate--CoA ligase subunit alpha codes for MSILIDKNTKVITQGMTGATGTFHTEQALAYGTKMVGGVTPGKGGTTHIGLPNFNTVEEAKAATGATASCIYVPPPFAADSILEAIDAEMELIVCITEGIPVLDMVKVKRALSGSKSRLIGPNCPGVLTPDECKIGIMPGSIFKKGSVGVVSRSGTLTYEAVFQTTNVGLGQTTAVGIGGDPVNGTNFIDVLELFLADDATKSIIMIGEIGGDAEEQAAQFLIDEAKRGRKKPMAGFIAGRTAPPGRRMGHAGAIVSGGKGDAESKIAAMEAAGIAVSASPSELGTTLAEVLKERV; via the coding sequence ATGAGCATCCTCATCGACAAGAATACCAAGGTCATCACCCAGGGGATGACCGGCGCCACCGGCACCTTCCACACCGAACAGGCGCTCGCCTATGGCACGAAGATGGTTGGCGGCGTGACGCCGGGCAAGGGCGGCACGACGCATATCGGCCTGCCGAACTTCAACACCGTCGAAGAGGCGAAGGCCGCGACCGGTGCGACCGCGAGCTGCATCTATGTGCCGCCGCCGTTCGCCGCCGATTCGATCCTCGAGGCGATCGACGCCGAGATGGAATTGATCGTCTGCATCACCGAAGGCATTCCGGTGCTCGACATGGTCAAGGTGAAGCGCGCGCTGTCGGGCTCGAAATCGCGGCTGATCGGCCCGAACTGCCCCGGCGTGCTGACCCCCGACGAATGCAAGATCGGCATCATGCCGGGCAGCATCTTCAAGAAGGGCAGCGTCGGCGTCGTCTCGCGCTCGGGTACGCTGACCTATGAGGCGGTGTTCCAGACCACGAACGTCGGGCTGGGTCAGACCACCGCGGTCGGCATCGGCGGCGATCCCGTCAACGGCACCAATTTCATCGACGTCCTCGAACTCTTCCTGGCGGACGACGCCACCAAGTCGATCATCATGATCGGCGAAATCGGCGGCGACGCCGAGGAGCAGGCGGCGCAATTCCTGATCGACGAAGCCAAGCGCGGCCGTAAAAAGCCGATGGCCGGCTTCATCGCGGGCCGCACCGCGCCTCCGGGCCGCCGCATGGGCCATGCCGGTGCGATCGTTTCGGGTGGCAAGGGCGACGCCGAAAGCAAGATCGCGGCGATGGAAGCCGCGGGCATCGCCGTGTCGGCGAGCCCGTCGGAACTGGGGACGACGCTGGCCGAGGTGCTGAAGGAGCGCGTTTGA
- a CDS encoding succinate dehydrogenase iron-sulfur subunit — protein sequence MAEFRLPKNSRIQKGGTVHKAEGAANVKTFKVYRYNPDSGENPRFDTFEIDTDTCGPMVLDALIKMKGEQDSSLTFRRSCREGICGSCSMNMNGKNGLACTTAIEDLKGDIQITPLPHMEVIKDLVPDFTHFYAQYASIEPWLKTKTPTPSGKERLQSPAEREKLDGLYECILCACCSTSCPSYWWNSDKFLGPAILLQAYRWLADSRDEYTGERLDELEDPFRLYRCHTIMNCANACPKGLNPARAIAEIKKLEAERQV from the coding sequence ATGGCCGAATTTCGTCTGCCCAAGAACAGCCGTATCCAAAAGGGCGGCACGGTCCACAAGGCCGAGGGCGCGGCGAACGTCAAGACGTTCAAAGTCTATCGCTATAATCCCGACAGCGGCGAGAACCCGCGTTTCGACACATTCGAGATCGATACCGATACATGCGGCCCGATGGTGCTCGACGCGCTGATCAAGATGAAGGGCGAGCAGGACAGCAGCCTGACCTTCCGCCGCTCGTGCCGTGAGGGCATTTGCGGCAGTTGTTCGATGAACATGAACGGCAAGAACGGCCTCGCCTGCACCACCGCGATCGAGGATCTGAAGGGCGACATCCAGATCACCCCGCTGCCGCATATGGAAGTCATCAAGGATCTGGTCCCCGACTTCACCCATTTCTACGCGCAATATGCGTCGATCGAGCCGTGGCTGAAGACCAAGACGCCGACGCCGAGCGGCAAGGAACGCCTCCAGTCGCCCGCCGAGCGCGAAAAGCTCGACGGGCTTTACGAGTGCATCCTGTGCGCCTGCTGCTCGACGAGCTGCCCCAGCTATTGGTGGAACAGCGACAAGTTCCTTGGCCCGGCGATCCTGCTCCAGGCCTATCGCTGGCTCGCCGACAGCCGCGACGAATATACCGGCGAGCGCCTCGACGAGTTGGAAGACCCGTTCCGCCTCTATCGCTGCCACACGATCATGAACTGCGCCAATGCGTGTCCGAAGGGCCTGAACCCCGCGCGCGCGATCGCCGAGATCAAGAAGCTCGAGGCCGAACGCCAGGTCTGA
- a CDS encoding nucleotidyltransferase family protein: MTIAAIVMAGSRPGPDPLLTGSGASTKALLPVAGQPMLVHVVRALRASPLVGPITLLAQNSAELAAEPGLAGLADLHFSDSGQGISSSLAAALPDDDAPVLVTTADNVLLTPSIIAEFLVGAEDSDVAVAMVERRVLLARYPESQRTWLKFRGGWWSGANLFRLRGRRVLPLLDFWGRIERDRKKGLKIIAAFGPWLLLGAVLRLFTIQQGIARAGLRFGLEARVVPMSEGEACIDADKPADIVLIERIMAGRNAS; encoded by the coding sequence ATGACGATCGCCGCGATCGTGATGGCGGGCAGCCGCCCCGGCCCCGATCCACTGCTGACCGGCAGCGGGGCGTCGACCAAGGCGTTGTTGCCGGTCGCGGGGCAGCCGATGCTCGTCCATGTCGTGCGCGCGCTGCGTGCTTCGCCGCTTGTCGGGCCGATCACCCTGCTCGCGCAGAATAGCGCCGAGCTGGCGGCGGAGCCGGGCCTTGCGGGTCTCGCCGACCTGCATTTTTCGGATTCGGGGCAGGGGATCAGCAGTTCGCTCGCCGCCGCGCTGCCCGACGACGACGCGCCGGTGCTGGTGACGACCGCCGACAATGTCCTGCTCACGCCTTCGATAATCGCCGAGTTTCTGGTCGGGGCCGAGGATAGCGACGTCGCGGTGGCGATGGTCGAACGGCGGGTGCTGCTCGCGCGCTATCCCGAATCGCAGCGCACCTGGCTGAAATTTCGCGGCGGCTGGTGGTCGGGCGCGAACCTGTTCCGCCTGCGCGGGCGCCGGGTGCTGCCCTTGCTCGACTTCTGGGGGCGGATCGAGCGCGACCGCAAGAAGGGGCTGAAAATCATCGCCGCCTTCGGCCCATGGCTGCTGCTCGGCGCGGTGCTGCGGCTGTTCACCATCCAGCAGGGTATCGCGCGTGCCGGGCTGCGTTTCGGCCTGGAGGCGCGGGTGGTGCCGATGTCGGAGGGCGAAGCGTGCATCGACGCCGACAAGCCCGCCGATATCGTGCTGATCGAGAGGATCATGGCGGGGCGGAACGCAAGCTGA
- a CDS encoding lipopolysaccharide biosynthesis protein, whose protein sequence is MNEETAQPTVTSRSVAKGLGTTVLARLGAVVEIVAQPLYVLMFGLAGYGLYAVLWATINLLENIFDMGMTSAMQRTVPQSASDAEAAGALRTAMLFGIGPCLVVAALVAAFAAELAPFLNVAEHDRPLVVPAIQLFAWALPLWAFVEIATSAMRARMVFGAEIRLRIVWEQIMRLVFAGLFFAGGLGLKGLFIAHLCSLGITAILCVRLLARYYHFADLFRGGRGSDVERNTFWAGLSILPSNIIARLFGDAPALILNLLLPGAAGAAAAGLFTIARKLSSVVQLVRIAFVYVMAPLAASAEREDRAQVADIYAYATRLISAIALPLAAVLAAGSSSLLGLFGAQAHVAQAAVIILLFARALEAVLGISMPVLQVVAAFRHQLTASIVGVVVAIAAGWLILGHLDALTGVTLAMSIGLVVMAGIPMLQLATGERLHPFDHRFPKVALRGLAITIAAGGLALLVSGLPDAAALPLIALIAAGAIWSSLRFALPHADRASLGKTARKLRLV, encoded by the coding sequence ATGAACGAAGAGACCGCCCAACCCACCGTTACCAGCCGCAGCGTCGCAAAGGGGCTCGGCACGACGGTGCTCGCGCGGCTGGGCGCGGTGGTCGAGATCGTCGCGCAGCCGCTCTATGTCCTGATGTTCGGGCTCGCGGGCTATGGCCTCTATGCGGTGCTGTGGGCGACGATCAACCTGCTCGAGAATATCTTCGACATGGGCATGACGAGCGCGATGCAGCGCACCGTGCCGCAATCGGCGAGCGACGCCGAAGCCGCGGGGGCGCTGCGCACCGCGATGCTGTTCGGGATCGGACCGTGCCTGGTCGTCGCGGCGCTGGTCGCGGCCTTCGCCGCCGAGCTTGCGCCCTTCCTCAACGTCGCCGAGCATGACCGGCCGCTCGTCGTGCCCGCGATCCAGCTTTTCGCCTGGGCGCTGCCGCTCTGGGCCTTCGTCGAGATCGCGACCTCGGCGATGCGCGCGCGGATGGTGTTCGGCGCCGAAATCCGCCTGCGGATCGTCTGGGAACAGATCATGCGGCTGGTGTTCGCGGGTCTGTTCTTCGCCGGCGGGCTCGGGCTCAAGGGACTGTTCATCGCGCATCTCTGCTCGCTCGGCATCACCGCCATCCTCTGCGTCCGCCTGCTCGCCCGCTATTATCATTTCGCCGATCTGTTCCGCGGCGGGCGCGGCAGCGATGTCGAGCGCAACACCTTTTGGGCCGGGCTGTCGATCCTGCCGTCGAACATCATCGCGCGGCTGTTCGGTGACGCGCCGGCGCTGATCCTCAACCTGCTGCTCCCCGGCGCGGCGGGCGCGGCGGCGGCAGGCCTGTTCACGATCGCGCGCAAGCTGTCGAGCGTCGTCCAGCTCGTTCGCATCGCCTTCGTCTATGTGATGGCGCCGCTGGCCGCCAGCGCCGAGCGCGAGGACCGCGCGCAGGTCGCCGACATCTATGCTTATGCGACGCGCCTCATTTCGGCGATCGCATTGCCGCTCGCGGCGGTGCTCGCGGCGGGCAGTTCGTCGCTGCTCGGGCTGTTCGGGGCGCAGGCGCATGTCGCGCAGGCGGCGGTGATCATCCTGCTCTTCGCGCGCGCGCTCGAGGCGGTGCTCGGCATCTCGATGCCGGTGCTCCAGGTCGTCGCGGCCTTCCGCCACCAGCTTACCGCCAGCATCGTCGGGGTGGTCGTCGCAATCGCCGCCGGCTGGCTGATCCTCGGCCATCTCGACGCGCTGACCGGGGTTACGCTTGCCATGTCGATCGGGCTCGTCGTGATGGCGGGCATTCCGATGCTCCAGCTTGCGACGGGCGAGCGGCTGCATCCTTTCGACCATCGATTCCCGAAAGTGGCGCTGCGCGGCCTCGCGATCACGATCGCGGCGGGCGGGCTCGCGCTGCTCGTCAGCGGCCTGCCCGACGCCGCCGCCCTGCCGCTGATCGCGCTGATCGCCGCGGGCGCGATCTGGTCGTCGCTGCGCTTCGCGCTGCCCCACGCCGACCGCGCCTCGCTGGGCAAGACGGCTCGCAAGCTGCGTCTCGTGTAG
- the mdh gene encoding malate dehydrogenase: MGRKKIALIGAGNIGGTLALLAAQKELGDVVLFDVVEGVPQGKALDLSQVGPVQGFDAKITGTNDYADIAGADVIIVTAGVARKPGMSRDDLLGINLKVMKAVGEGIKANAPDAFVICITNPLDAMVWALREFSGLPHNKVVGMAGVLDSARFSHFIADEFAVSVKDVNTFVLGGHGDTMVPVVRYSTINGIPVPDLVKMGLSTQDKIDAIVKRTRGGGGEIVALLGTGSAFYAPAASGIAMAEAYLGDQKRVLPCAAYVDGQYGVDGLYVGVPVQIGAGGVEKVVEIALDDADKAGLQVSVDAVKELLEACKALDSSLA; encoded by the coding sequence ATGGGACGCAAGAAGATCGCATTGATCGGAGCCGGGAATATCGGCGGGACGCTGGCGCTGCTCGCCGCACAAAAGGAACTCGGCGACGTCGTCCTGTTCGACGTGGTCGAAGGCGTGCCGCAGGGCAAAGCGCTCGACCTGTCGCAGGTCGGCCCGGTCCAGGGCTTTGACGCAAAGATCACCGGCACCAACGATTATGCCGACATCGCCGGCGCCGACGTCATCATCGTCACCGCCGGGGTCGCCCGCAAGCCGGGGATGAGCCGCGACGATCTGCTCGGCATCAACCTCAAGGTCATGAAGGCCGTCGGCGAAGGCATCAAGGCCAACGCCCCCGACGCTTTCGTCATCTGTATCACCAATCCGCTCGACGCGATGGTGTGGGCGCTGCGCGAATTCTCGGGCCTGCCGCACAACAAGGTCGTCGGCATGGCCGGCGTGCTCGATTCGGCGCGCTTCAGCCACTTCATCGCCGACGAATTCGCGGTGTCGGTGAAGGACGTGAACACCTTCGTCCTCGGCGGTCATGGCGACACGATGGTCCCCGTCGTCCGTTACTCGACGATCAACGGCATCCCCGTTCCTGATCTGGTCAAGATGGGCCTGTCGACGCAGGACAAGATCGACGCGATCGTCAAGCGCACCCGTGGCGGCGGCGGCGAGATCGTTGCGCTGCTCGGCACCGGTTCGGCCTTCTATGCCCCCGCTGCGAGCGGCATCGCGATGGCCGAAGCCTATCTCGGCGACCAGAAGCGCGTCCTGCCCTGCGCCGCTTATGTCGATGGCCAATATGGCGTCGACGGCCTCTATGTCGGCGTGCCGGTGCAGATCGGCGCGGGCGGCGTCGAGAAGGTCGTCGAGATCGCGCTCGACGACGCCGACAAGGCGGGGCTTCAGGTCTCGGTCGATGCGGTCAAGGAACTGCTCGAGGCGTGCAAGGCGCTGGATTCCAGCCTCGCTTAA
- a CDS encoding PaaI family thioesterase, with protein sequence MNDGIEEPKRRENFSAEELADGWVSWNLKDPSRFNAFIEPLSVRVERPTEDGRPRARVRMSPERKHSNLGDNVHGAVTLALVDIALFAASHQFGALDAGHSVTLDLSTQFVGAGRVGEPLDAVVELVRETGRLIFLRGLVVQGKDDSHIVLTFAGTIRKASRK encoded by the coding sequence ATGAACGACGGGATCGAGGAACCGAAGCGGCGCGAGAATTTCAGCGCCGAGGAATTGGCCGACGGCTGGGTCAGTTGGAATCTCAAGGATCCGAGCCGCTTCAACGCCTTCATCGAGCCGCTGTCGGTTCGTGTCGAGCGGCCGACCGAGGATGGCCGCCCGCGCGCCCGCGTCCGCATGTCGCCGGAACGCAAGCACAGCAACCTTGGCGATAATGTCCATGGCGCGGTGACGCTGGCGCTCGTCGATATCGCGCTGTTTGCCGCCTCGCACCAGTTTGGCGCGCTCGACGCGGGACATTCGGTGACGCTCGACCTGTCGACCCAGTTCGTCGGCGCGGGGCGCGTCGGCGAGCCGCTCGATGCCGTCGTCGAGCTGGTCCGCGAAACCGGTCGGCTGATCTTCCTGCGCGGACTTGTCGTGCAGGGGAAGGACGACAGTCATATCGTCCTGACCTTTGCCGGGACGATCCGCAAGGCGAGCCGGAAATGA
- a CDS encoding GIY-YIG nuclease family protein: MKSGAVYIMANRKNGAIYTGSTSKLVQRVYQHREMLVEGFTKTHGCVLLVWFEAHEDLQEARRRELQIKRWKRSWKVRMVEETNPDWRDLWVEIQG; encoded by the coding sequence ATGAAGAGCGGCGCAGTCTATATCATGGCGAACCGCAAGAACGGCGCCATCTATACCGGGTCGACATCGAAGTTGGTGCAGCGCGTTTATCAGCACCGCGAGATGTTGGTCGAGGGTTTTACGAAGACCCATGGCTGCGTGCTTCTGGTTTGGTTTGAAGCGCATGAGGATTTGCAGGAAGCGCGCAGGCGTGAGCTGCAAATCAAGCGATGGAAGCGAAGTTGGAAGGTACGGATGGTCGAGGAAACGAATCCCGATTGGCGAGATTTGTGGGTCGAGATTCAGGGATAA
- the zapE gene encoding cell division protein ZapE, which produces MITVLAAYDALVAGGELRPDPEQRAAAERLNALQEALEAAPPRGSLLWRIAGRKPEAPRGVYLWGAVGRGKSMLMDLFYDQLHIQRKRRVHFHAFMQEVHAQMREVRKTESGDPIPQVASALVENIRCLAFDEMVVNNSADAMILSRLFTALIDRGVTVVATSNRPPSDLYKDGLNREHFLPFIALVEAKLDVMGLNGPTDYRRHRLGDGQRWFVPADDSASAALSAAFFRLTDYPPEDRAHVPTLDLDVGGGRLLHVPKALKGVAVFSFKRLCGEARGAADYLAVARHFHSVIIVGIPRMGPENRNEAARFVTLIDALYEYKVKLLASAAAAPDALYVAGDGAFEFERTASRLAEMQSDDYLALGHGQDDANG; this is translated from the coding sequence ATGATCACTGTTCTCGCGGCCTATGACGCGCTTGTCGCGGGCGGCGAACTTCGGCCCGATCCCGAGCAGCGCGCCGCCGCCGAGCGGCTGAACGCCTTGCAGGAAGCGCTCGAAGCCGCGCCGCCGCGCGGCAGCCTGCTCTGGCGCATCGCGGGCCGCAAGCCGGAAGCGCCGCGCGGCGTCTATCTGTGGGGTGCGGTCGGGCGCGGCAAGTCGATGCTGATGGACCTGTTCTACGACCAGCTTCACATCCAGCGAAAGCGGCGGGTCCATTTCCACGCCTTCATGCAGGAGGTCCACGCGCAGATGCGCGAGGTGCGCAAGACCGAGAGCGGCGACCCGATCCCGCAGGTCGCATCGGCGCTCGTCGAAAATATCCGCTGCCTCGCCTTCGACGAGATGGTCGTGAACAACAGCGCCGACGCGATGATCCTCTCGCGCCTGTTCACCGCATTGATCGACCGCGGCGTCACCGTCGTCGCGACGTCGAACCGGCCGCCGAGCGACCTTTACAAGGACGGGCTCAACCGCGAACATTTCCTGCCCTTCATCGCGCTCGTCGAGGCAAAGCTCGACGTGATGGGGCTCAACGGGCCGACCGATTACCGCCGCCACCGGCTCGGCGACGGCCAGCGCTGGTTCGTCCCCGCCGACGATAGCGCGAGCGCGGCGCTGTCGGCCGCCTTCTTCCGCCTCACCGACTATCCGCCCGAGGATCGCGCGCATGTCCCGACGCTCGATCTCGACGTCGGCGGCGGGCGCCTGCTGCACGTTCCCAAGGCCTTGAAAGGCGTCGCGGTCTTTTCGTTCAAGCGATTGTGCGGCGAGGCGCGCGGGGCGGCCGACTATCTGGCCGTCGCGCGCCATTTCCACAGCGTGATCATCGTCGGTATCCCGCGCATGGGCCCCGAAAACCGCAACGAGGCGGCGCGCTTCGTGACGCTGATCGACGCGCTCTACGAATATAAGGTCAAGCTGCTCGCCAGCGCGGCGGCGGCGCCCGACGCGCTGTATGTCGCGGGCGACGGCGCGTTCGAGTTCGAGCGCACGGCAAGCCGGCTCGCCGAAATGCAGTCCGACGATTATCTGGCGCTCGGCCACGGCCAGGACGACGCGAACGGGTGA
- a CDS encoding methyltransferase family protein has protein sequence MYQQELARSGKRLFFIRGTYIYITIAISVLIAWCAKDWGPFQTASADCAWFWLSLGVASAGAIVRVFTSGWAALGTSGRAKVAAEASELNTTGPYSLVRNPLYVGRILNFTGLAMLSGSWVFGAIVFLLGVLIYERISIYEEEYLREKFGAAHAEWAKDVPALLPRLSGWVKPKYSFWWKRMIWREQNKLFLLATTVFLTWFARMDFNFDALTAQQWNWVYAFGALVVVRFVIGGLKMVGFFKELS, from the coding sequence ATGTATCAGCAAGAACTCGCCCGCAGCGGCAAGCGCCTTTTTTTCATTCGCGGCACCTATATCTACATCACCATCGCCATCTCGGTGCTGATCGCCTGGTGCGCCAAGGACTGGGGTCCGTTCCAGACCGCAAGCGCCGACTGCGCCTGGTTCTGGCTGTCGCTCGGCGTCGCCAGCGCGGGCGCGATCGTCCGCGTCTTTACCAGCGGCTGGGCCGCGCTCGGCACCTCGGGCCGCGCCAAGGTCGCCGCCGAGGCGAGCGAGCTCAACACCACCGGCCCCTACAGCTTGGTGCGCAACCCGCTCTATGTCGGCCGCATCCTCAATTTCACCGGCCTCGCGATGCTGTCGGGAAGCTGGGTGTTCGGCGCCATCGTCTTCCTGCTTGGCGTCCTGATCTACGAGCGCATCTCGATCTATGAGGAAGAATATCTGCGCGAAAAGTTCGGCGCGGCGCACGCCGAATGGGCGAAGGACGTCCCCGCGCTCCTCCCGCGCCTGTCGGGCTGGGTGAAACCCAAATATTCCTTCTGGTGGAAGCGCATGATCTGGCGCGAGCAGAACAAGCTGTTCCTCCTCGCGACGACGGTGTTCCTGACCTGGTTCGCGCGAATGGACTTCAACTTCGACGCGCTGACCGCTCAGCAGTGGAACTGGGTCTATGCCTTCGGCGCGCTCGTCGTCGTCCGCTTCGTCATCGGCGGGCTGAAGATGGTCGGCTTTTTCAAGGAATTGAGCTGA
- a CDS encoding 2-oxoglutarate dehydrogenase E1 component gives MNLERQSFDIDEPQAGPSWAPKNWPPIDSDDLTAALDPQQMQVAVKAAAAKAGAPLSDAEVERAADDSIRAMMLIRTYRVRGHLAAKLDPLGLSTRELPGDLTPEYHGFTGAALDRPVWIGGTLGVEKATIREIVAILQANYCGHVGLEYMHIADIVERQFLQERMEGADKIIEFSVEGKRAILNKVIQAEEWEKFLARKYVGTKRFGLDGGESMIPAMESIIKYGGQYGVKEIVYGMAHRGRLNMLANVMAKPYKVIFHEFSGGSANPDDVGGSGDVKYHLGTSTDREFDGISVHMSLVPNPSHLEAVDPVVLGKVRAQQVVRDDLGKHEQVLPVLIHGDAAFAGQGIVWECLGFSGIRGYNTGGCIHFIVNNQIGFTTSPQFARSSPYPSDVAKGVMAPILHVNGDDPEAVTFACKLAIDFRQRFKRDVVIDMWCYRRFGHNEGDEPSFTQPLMYASIRQHPPVSQLCAAKLEGEGVIDAGWADMRRGEFVAHLEEEFEGAKSYKPNKADWFAGRWSGLHAPADHENARRNIATGVSDKLFDAIGRTMTTIPADLEVHKTLRRVIDARAAMFADKGDGEVFDWATAEQLAFGTLLSEGYQVRLSGQDSGRGTFSQRHAVWVDQKDEHKYVPLTTVPHGRFEVLDSPLSEYGVLGFEYGYAMADPKSLVLWEAQFGDFANGAQIMIDQFIAAGEAKWLRANGLVLLLPHGYEGQGPEHSSARLERFLQLCAGDNIQVCNISTPSNYFHVLRRQMLRPFRKPLIIMTPKSLLRHKLAVSQRSDFIGDAHFRRIMSDRTPPEDAKVKRVVLCSGKVGYDLMEARDAAGLTDTTVIRIEQIYPFPGEALAIRLKRMKNLEEIVWAQEEPRNNGSWFFVEPLIEESLAETGHKGMRARYAGRAAAASPATGLMSRHQTEQSALVADALGLSVRAEIRRAKNKA, from the coding sequence ATGAACCTCGAACGACAGAGCTTTGACATCGACGAGCCGCAGGCCGGCCCGAGCTGGGCGCCGAAGAACTGGCCGCCGATCGACAGCGACGACCTGACCGCCGCGCTTGACCCGCAGCAGATGCAGGTCGCGGTCAAGGCGGCCGCGGCCAAGGCGGGGGCGCCCTTGTCGGATGCCGAGGTCGAGCGCGCGGCCGATGATTCGATCCGCGCGATGATGCTGATCCGCACCTATCGCGTGCGCGGTCACCTTGCCGCCAAGCTCGATCCGCTGGGGCTCAGCACGCGCGAGCTGCCGGGGGACCTGACCCCCGAATATCATGGCTTTACCGGCGCCGCGCTCGACCGGCCGGTGTGGATCGGCGGCACGCTGGGGGTCGAGAAGGCGACGATTCGCGAGATTGTGGCGATCCTTCAGGCCAATTATTGCGGCCATGTCGGCCTCGAATATATGCACATCGCCGACATCGTCGAGCGCCAGTTCCTGCAGGAACGGATGGAAGGCGCCGACAAGATCATCGAATTTTCGGTCGAGGGCAAACGCGCCATCCTGAACAAGGTGATCCAGGCCGAGGAGTGGGAGAAATTTCTCGCGCGCAAATATGTCGGCACCAAGCGCTTTGGCCTTGATGGCGGCGAATCGATGATCCCGGCGATGGAATCGATCATCAAATATGGCGGCCAATATGGCGTGAAGGAAATCGTCTATGGCATGGCGCATCGCGGGCGCCTCAACATGCTCGCGAACGTCATGGCAAAGCCGTACAAGGTGATCTTCCACGAATTTTCGGGCGGCAGCGCCAACCCCGACGATGTCGGCGGCTCGGGCGACGTCAAATATCACCTCGGCACCTCGACCGACCGCGAGTTCGACGGCATTTCGGTCCATATGTCGCTCGTCCCCAACCCCTCGCACCTCGAGGCGGTCGACCCGGTCGTGCTCGGCAAGGTGCGCGCGCAGCAGGTGGTGCGCGACGACCTCGGCAAGCATGAGCAGGTGCTTCCCGTCCTGATCCACGGCGACGCGGCCTTCGCGGGGCAGGGGATTGTCTGGGAATGCCTGGGTTTCTCGGGGATTCGCGGATATAATACCGGCGGCTGTATTCATTTCATCGTCAACAACCAGATCGGCTTTACCACCAGCCCGCAATTCGCGCGCTCGTCGCCCTATCCGTCGGACGTCGCCAAGGGCGTGATGGCGCCGATCCTGCACGTCAACGGCGACGATCCCGAAGCGGTGACCTTTGCGTGCAAGCTCGCGATCGATTTCCGCCAGCGCTTCAAGCGCGACGTCGTCATCGACATGTGGTGCTATCGCCGCTTCGGTCACAATGAAGGCGACGAGCCGTCGTTCACCCAGCCGCTGATGTACGCCAGCATCCGCCAGCATCCGCCGGTGTCGCAGCTCTGCGCCGCGAAGCTCGAGGGCGAGGGGGTGATCGACGCCGGCTGGGCCGACATGCGCCGCGGCGAGTTCGTCGCGCACCTCGAGGAAGAATTCGAGGGCGCGAAAAGCTACAAGCCGAACAAGGCCGACTGGTTCGCGGGCCGCTGGTCGGGGCTGCACGCCCCCGCCGACCATGAAAATGCGCGCCGCAACATCGCGACGGGCGTTTCGGACAAATTGTTCGACGCGATCGGCCGTACGATGACGACGATTCCCGCGGACCTGGAGGTCCACAAGACGCTGCGCCGCGTCATCGATGCGCGCGCCGCGATGTTCGCCGACAAGGGCGATGGCGAGGTGTTCGACTGGGCGACCGCCGAACAACTCGCCTTCGGCACGTTGCTCAGCGAAGGCTATCAGGTGCGCCTGTCGGGCCAGGATTCGGGACGCGGCACCTTCAGCCAGCGCCACGCGGTCTGGGTCGACCAGAAAGACGAGCATAAATATGTCCCGCTGACGACCGTCCCGCACGGCCGGTTCGAGGTGCTCGACAGTCCCTTGAGCGAATATGGCGTGCTCGGTTTCGAATATGGCTATGCGATGGCCGACCCGAAAAGCCTCGTGCTCTGGGAAGCGCAGTTCGGCGATTTCGCCAACGGCGCGCAGATCATGATCGACCAGTTCATCGCCGCGGGCGAGGCCAAGTGGCTGCGCGCCAACGGCCTCGTGCTGCTGCTCCCGCACGGTTATGAGGGGCAGGGGCCCGAGCATAGCTCGGCGCGCCTCGAACGCTTCCTGCAGCTATGCGCGGGCGACAATATCCAGGTGTGCAATATCTCGACCCCGTCGAACTATTTCCACGTCCTGCGCCGGCAGATGCTGCGCCCGTTCCGCAAGCCGCTGATCATCATGACCCCCAAGTCGCTGCTCCGCCACAAGCTGGCGGTGTCGCAGCGTAGCGACTTCATCGGCGACGCGCATTTCCGCCGCATCATGTCGGACCGCACCCCGCCCGAGGACGCGAAGGTCAAGCGCGTCGTCCTCTGTTCGGGCAAGGTCGGCTATGACCTGATGGAAGCGCGCGATGCCGCGGGGCTGACCGACACGACGGTGATCCGCATCGAGCAAATCTATCCCTTCCCCGGCGAGGCGCTGGCCATCCGCCTGAAACGGATGAAGAATCTCGAGGAAATCGTCTGGGCGCAGGAAGAGCCGCGCAATAATGGTAGCTGGTTCTTTGTCGAGCCGTTGATCGAGGAATCGCTCGCGGAAACCGGCCACAAGGGCATGCGCGCCCGCTACGCCGGCCGCGCCGCCGCGGCGTCGCCCGCGACCGGGCTGATGAGCCGCCACCAGACCGAACAATCGGCGCTCGTCGCCGACGCGCTCGGCCTGTCGGTCAGGGCTGAAATACGCCGGGCGAAAAACAAGGCATAG